In Aegilops tauschii subsp. strangulata cultivar AL8/78 chromosome 3, Aet v6.0, whole genome shotgun sequence, one genomic interval encodes:
- the LOC109787393 gene encoding uncharacterized protein, with protein sequence MALEFILKLREPPRSRLRLPEAFARVLEVDQPPRLRLHTKGCSNGDMWANTRFPVPHVIFLRQGWKTFARAHCLMKGYVLCFKLAESELLSVKVFGCSGYRLGCCAESSTNDESSSSSDSDW encoded by the coding sequence ATGGCGCTGGAGTTCATTCTAAAACTGCGCGAGCCGCCGCGCAGCCGCCTTCGTCTCCCCGAAGCGTTTGCGAGGGTGTTGGAGGTCGACCAGCCACCGAGGTTGAGGCTTCACACGAAGGGGTGTTCCAATGGCGACATGTGGGCGAACACAAGGTTCCCCGTCCCTCATGTAATTTTCCTCCGTCAGGGTTGGAAGACCTTCGCGCGTGCCCATTGCTTGATGAAGGGGTACGTCCTCTGCTTCAAGTTAGCGGAGAGCGaactgctctccgtcaaggtcttcgggtgCTCGGGGTACAGGCTAGGGTGCTGTGCGGAGAGCTCGACTAatgacgaaagctcctcctcgagcgacagTGACTGGTAG